From bacterium CG_4_10_14_0_2_um_filter_33_32, one genomic window encodes:
- the atpE gene encoding ATP synthase F0 subunit C: MEKEAAQLLATGLAIGLGSIGPAIGIGLLASKGLEAIGRNPEASDKIQSNLILMAAFAEAIAIYALVIALIIKFV, encoded by the coding sequence ATGGAAAAAGAAGCAGCACAACTATTGGCAACAGGATTAGCTATTGGGTTAGGCTCAATAGGACCAGCTATTGGTATTGGCTTGTTAGCAAGTAAAGGGTTAGAAGCTATTGGAAGGAATCCTGAAGCATCAGACAAAATTCAGTCAAACTTAATTCTTATGGCTGCATTCGCAGAAGCCATCGCTATCTATGCATTAGTTATAGCCTTGATTATTAAATTTGTTTAA
- the atpB gene encoding ATP synthase F0 subunit A, with product MHISIAAEQIFNIGPIPVTNSMLATGVVSMALGSLSFLATKKMSKVPKGIQNVCEAIVEALLNLTDSITKDRKLSQKIFPLIATFFIFILFNNWFGLLPGFGTIGFHEVSKEGQEVLVPFLRAGTADLNTTVALGVIAVLSAQVIGIAALGFVKYFKKFINLSSPILFFVGLLELVGEVVRVISFAFRLFGNIFAGEVLLTVLATLIPYVVPLPFYIMELFVGFIQALVFTMLALVFIKMATISHENH from the coding sequence ATGCATATTTCGATTGCTGCAGAACAAATATTCAATATCGGCCCAATACCTGTTACAAACAGTATGTTAGCAACGGGCGTTGTTTCTATGGCGCTTGGATCTTTATCTTTTTTAGCTACAAAGAAAATGAGTAAGGTACCAAAAGGGATTCAGAATGTTTGTGAAGCTATTGTTGAAGCATTATTGAATCTAACTGATAGTATTACTAAGGATCGAAAGTTATCACAAAAGATTTTTCCGCTTATCGCAACATTCTTTATATTTATACTTTTTAATAACTGGTTTGGATTGCTTCCGGGGTTCGGTACTATAGGTTTTCACGAAGTCAGCAAAGAAGGACAGGAAGTATTGGTACCATTTCTTAGAGCGGGTACCGCTGATTTAAATACAACTGTAGCACTGGGTGTTATTGCTGTTTTGAGCGCGCAGGTTATAGGTATTGCTGCTTTAGGTTTTGTAAAATATTTTAAAAAATTTATTAACTTATCTTCTCCAATATTATTCTTTGTAGGACTGTTAGAACTTGTTGGTGAAGTTGTAAGAGTAATTTCATTTGCCTTTAGGCTTTTCGGTAATATTTTCGCAGGAGAAGTACTTTTGACAGTTTTAGCCACCTTGATACCTTACGTAGTGCCTTTGCCATTCTATATTATGGAGTTATTTGTTGGGTTTATACAGGCACTTGTTTTTACTATGTTAGCCTTAGTATTTATAAAAATGGCTACCATAAGTCACGAAAATCATTAA
- a CDS encoding NrdH-redoxin — MVNQHNVKVFSTPTCPWCIKVKEYLDEKQISHEDIDVSSDKKAAMEMVDKSKQMGVPQIWIDDEVVVGFDKEKINQLLGL; from the coding sequence ATGGTCAATCAACACAATGTAAAAGTATTCTCAACACCAACATGCCCTTGGTGTATAAAAGTAAAAGAATATCTTGATGAAAAACAAATTTCTCATGAAGATATAGACGTTTCTAGTGATAAAAAAGCAGCAATGGAAATGGTAGACAAATCGAAGCAAATGGGCGTTCCGCAGATATGGATTGATGATGAAGTAGTAGTTGGATTTGACAAAGAAAAAATTAATCAGTTACTTGGTTTATAA